One genomic segment of Pedobacter endophyticus includes these proteins:
- a CDS encoding mechanosensitive ion channel family protein — protein sequence MDEKLKYFFDHPTTQKVGILLIGLVITWGLIKVFQKSLLSRIKDNDSHYRAKKTSSFIGGILTVILIIIVFSDKLGGFTVALGVAGAGIAFALQEVIGSFAGWLAIVFGGFYKPGDRVQLGGIKGDVMDIGVLRTTVMETGQWVDGDLYNGRIVLIANSFVFKEPVFNYSGDFPFLWDEIKIPIQYGSNYEKTKEILETAGKEIAGDLTVQSQLKWKKLQNKFRLEDAQTEPMVSLVANDNWVEFTLRYLVNYKKRRATKTELFSRILNVIETTNGEVKFASATLQLVNPQAFKKSGE from the coding sequence ATGGACGAAAAATTGAAGTACTTCTTTGATCATCCCACCACCCAAAAGGTTGGCATCTTACTTATTGGACTGGTAATCACATGGGGACTTATAAAAGTATTCCAAAAGAGCCTGTTATCAAGAATAAAGGATAATGACAGTCATTATAGAGCGAAGAAGACAAGCAGCTTTATTGGAGGCATTTTAACTGTTATTTTAATCATCATTGTTTTTAGCGACAAACTAGGTGGCTTTACGGTAGCCCTGGGTGTAGCGGGTGCAGGCATTGCTTTTGCGCTACAAGAAGTAATCGGCTCTTTTGCAGGTTGGCTGGCCATTGTATTTGGGGGTTTTTACAAGCCGGGAGATCGTGTTCAGTTGGGCGGAATAAAGGGCGATGTAATGGATATTGGGGTTCTACGCACCACCGTTATGGAAACCGGACAGTGGGTAGATGGCGATTTGTATAACGGACGAATTGTTTTAATTGCAAACAGCTTCGTTTTTAAAGAACCTGTTTTTAATTATTCGGGAGATTTCCCTTTTTTATGGGATGAAATAAAAATCCCAATTCAATATGGTAGTAATTACGAAAAAACCAAGGAAATACTCGAAACCGCGGGTAAAGAAATAGCTGGCGATTTAACAGTACAATCGCAACTGAAATGGAAAAAACTGCAAAACAAATTTCGTTTGGAGGATGCGCAAACCGAACCCATGGTTTCATTAGTCGCCAATGACAACTGGGTTGAATTTACTTTGCGTTATCTGGTAAATTATAAAAAAAGAAGAGCCACCAAAACCGAATTATTCAGCAGAATATTAAACGTAATTGAAACAACAAATGGCGAGGTAAAGTTTGCTTCTGCAACACTCCAATTGGTAAATCCGCAAGCGTTTAAAAAGAGTGGGGAGTAA